In Miscanthus floridulus cultivar M001 chromosome 19, ASM1932011v1, whole genome shotgun sequence, the DNA window TGTTATGGCCGCGGGAGTATTTCTCGTCGCAGTTGTAACACAGCCCCAACCGGCGACGTTCCGCCTGCTCCTCCGTCGAGAGGCGTTTGACCGGCTTGGGTTCCTGCCTGGCACCCCCTGCGCCGGCCGGTGGTGGAGGGGCAGGGAGCGCGAGGCGCGGCGCTGGGGCAGGTAGCAGGGCGCGGCCCGCAGGACGTGTGGGGGGCGGCACCGCGGCCGGCCTGTCGAGCTCCATCAACTCCACCTGCCGGGCGAGGCTCATGGCGGCCGCGAGTGACTGCGGGTTTTGGATCCGCACCGCGTGGCTCAGCGGCGGCAGGAGGCCTCCCGTGAAGAGTTCGACGCGCTGCTTCTCCTGCAGGGGCCCGGCGCGAGGCAGAAGCGCCTGGAACCGGTTCTGGTACTCTTCGACAGTCCCGGTGCGCCGACATTCCGCGAGTTCGAAGAGCGGCGCGGAGCGCAGAGGCGGCCCAAAACGCAGCTGGAGCAGATCCTTGAAGTGGTTCCACCCCGGCACGCCCTCGTCTTCCCGGAGCTGGTAGTACCACATCTGCGCCACATCCTCCAAATTGTACGAGGCCATCCAGaccttctcctcctccatgaTTCTCTGTTGGTGGAAGTAAGATTCACAGCGGGTGAGGAAGATCAACGGGTCGACCGTACCATCGTAGCGCGGAAAGTCCATTTTCTGGAAGCGCGGGGGACGGTCAGTGTGGTGTTGGCCGTCCGAAGTCCCGCCCGGCCCCGACGAGAAGGAGGATTTCTCCTTATCCTTCTTCAGGGTCGCGACGTCCGACTGCAGGGACGCGATCGTGCCGGTGAGGCTCTCAATCATCTTGGCGAGGTCGGCGTTGGACGGCTCCGACATGGGTGAAGTGGCAGAGGCGGCTGATGGTGGGGAAGGAGGTGGGCTGAGATGGGGAGCGGCGGCAGTGGAAGACTCAGCGGCGGACGATGAGGACCGGTGTGACcttgataccaggttgtcaagggccttGTCGTTGAAGGTAGGAGGCCCTCGGCTACGGAGGTCGTAGCCTCGATCCGTGTCGTCTCCGGTGAGGTTTTCCCCCTCCACCGTAGGCTTAGTTGAGAGGTAGAAGGAGATTGGAAATAATGATATTGCTTAATCCTCAAGGTGCCGATTACAATCTCTTAATAGCCTCTGGCTAAACAGCCATGCCTAGAATTAAGGGAAGCCAAACAACTAATTTGGAAAGGCAAACAACTAATTGATCCTATCTATTCTTAGCCACTAACCGTGGCCACCCCAGCCGCCGGCTGGTCGCTTTCTGTGGCGTGGCCCTCCCCAGCCGCGGCCTGGGCGCGCTCTGTGGCGCGGCGCACGTCTCGCGCACGGCGGCGTCTCACGTACGTGCGTCCCCACATGACAACTTAACTGGTACGAttagttgaagaaagttatggcATCACCTTAATTGCTTTTTTTCAGTCATATTCCCTTGATTAAGGAATTTTATGGGTGACCTTCTTCCTTTGGGTGTAACGTATATGCAGATCCGGCCCTTGGTTTTCCGGGCATGTTTGACAAAGTTGAACAGCTCCGAAAACAACTGCCAAATGTACATGTTCTGAATCAAGTTACGAATAAAGCAAATTCTGAAGCCCACTTCAGATTGACCGGTATGGATAGAATATGTGTTCAAATCATGCTTATATCTCGGTAAACAGGAGTTAGCTGCTGTCCTTTTTATGTATGGATATAACAGGAGTTAGCTACCGTGGAATAGTATTTTTATGTATGCATTTATATGGAAGTCCTGTTTCTTGCTTCTAACACATGCTAGTAGGGGTATAAATGGTACCGATATTTCTAGACCGACCGTCATGCTATGCTAGTGCAAATATCATTGTATCAGAAATTCAGAACCTGAATCCTTTGTGCAACATGTTACTCTTCAGGGCCCTGTTGCCGTCATAGTTTAGAAACCCACCAAAATCGTGGGCACTATTAGAATATTGTATTCTACTAGGGCAGTAACAATTATTGGTCAGGATTTGTATTACTAAACCAATTCTGCTGGTACTGTTGTAGCTTAATACTATGTTGTTACTACATGGTGTCATGACACCTTGCCTACTGTTTACAAACACAGGACCTGAGATCTGGAAGGACACAGCAGGCAAGGTGGACATATTTGTTGCCGGTTCAGGCACAGGAGGCACTGTTTCTGGTGTTGGAAAGTATCTGAAGATGCAAAATCCAGGCGTCAAGATCATCTGTGTTGAGCCTGCAGAAAGCCCAGTGATTTCAGGTAGTATTACACAAATGTAGAAACAGCAGTTAATTCAAAATAATCTTTTGGAAGCCTTGACTCTTGAGCAGTGTGGCTTAACAAAATACAATATTTGCTATAAGAATCACAAACTCTAAAACTGTATCTGCACATTGATAAGCATTGGTATTCTTCAGGTGGCGTGCCTGGCAAGCATAAAATCCAGGGAGTAGGGCCAGGATTTATACCTGAAGTCCTGGACACCTCGGTCATCGACGAGACTGTCACCGTGACCACTGAGGAGGCCATGGTGAACGCGAGGAGGCTGGCCAAGGAAGAGGGCCTGCTTGTGGGCATTTCTTCCGGAGCAAACCTGGCAGCTTGCTTGAAGGTTCAGACACACATCCTAGCTAACTGACTCTTCTTCTCGCATTTCAATTCCCTGCCTGAAGGTTCATACAGTGATCCTTCGAGTGTTTCTTCAGGTCGCTTCGAGAGAGGAGAACAGGGGCAAGATGATCGTCACCGTGTTCCCGAGTGGTGGCGAGAGATACATGAACTCCGACCTCTTTGCAGATGTACGAGAGGAGTGCATCGCCATGAAATTTTGATCTCCCCTTTATTTTGGAAGATAGCACTGCACTTTGGACTGAAAAACACTGAAAACCCAGGAATTGGGACTTTGGGAGCCATACTGTCAGCAGTCTCCACACAAACATATTTCTGGGACTTGGTACTCGTATCTTCGAGTAAATGACACTGTGGAGGCAAACAGGTTTTACAGCTTATCATACAATGAACGTATATGAGTATTCTATAAAAATAACTCCTGTTTTTTGAAAGTAATGGCAAGAGCTCTGCTCTTCAATTAAGGTAGGAAATATAGGTTTTTATGTACAAATCGTCATTTCAGGACTCAGCCGGGAAAATGACGGAACACAACAAAACTCACTGAGGAGTTTCTAAGCCAGTCTATGTATGACCCTCTTTCTTAACATAATGTCTTCCCTCACTCTTGAAGCAGTCTGTAACGCCGTTTCCGACACATTATTGAAAATCCGTCTGTTCCGTTCCTTCCATATGTTCCAGAAAGTGTAGATCGTCATTCCGTTAAAGCGCCTTCGCTCTACCTTGGGTACCTTCTTTGCGGCCTCCTCCCACCAGTCGTGAATGTGCAAGGGGTCATGCTGTGGCTGTGGGAGATGTATATCAAAGTGCTCCCAGTCCAGGATTTGGTTCCACACCGCTTTGGCGTATGGGCATAGAAGTGATAGGTGCAGTCCAGTCTCCAAGGGTCCGTCACAGAGAACGCAGCGTTCCTGATGTGGCCATCCTCTTCTTTACAAGTTGTCTGCTGTTAGGATTTTGTCCTGAATGAGAATCCACACAAAGACTTTGCATTTATTTTTAGTGTGTGCCTTCCAAATTTGGTTGTTCCTGAACCTCCCATAGGTGCCGCTGAGCTGAATACGGTAAGCTGATCGAGTGGAATAGCAGCAGTTCGACGTCCATTTCCAAGTGATCGAGTCACGTACACCTGGGAGCAACATTTTGAATTCTGAACT includes these proteins:
- the LOC136529795 gene encoding cysteine synthase, chloroplastic/chromoplastic-like isoform X1 yields the protein MDGEEVGRRGIPSLLKLSSSSIDGGGGEQEHIASDITQLIGWTPLIELKRITSKAGIDARIVGKIEAYQPLCSIKDRSALRMIEDAEERGLISPGVTTLVEPTSDPALGFPGMFDKVEQLRKQLPNVHVLNQVTNKANSEAHFRLTGPEIWKDTAGKVDIFVAGSGTGGTVSGVGKYLKMQNPGVKIICVEPAESPVISGGVPGKHKIQGVGPGFIPEVLDTSVIDETVTVTTEEAMVNARRLAKEEGLLVGISSGANLAACLKVASREENRGKMIVTVFPSGGERYMNSDLFADVREECIAMKF
- the LOC136529795 gene encoding cysteine synthase, chloroplastic/chromoplastic-like isoform X2, whose amino-acid sequence is MDGEEVGRRGIPSLLKLSSSSIDGGGGEQEHIASDITQLIGWTPLIELKRITSKAGIDARIVGKIEAYQPLCSIKDRSALRMIEDAEERGLISPGVTTLVEPTSGPEIWKDTAGKVDIFVAGSGTGGTVSGVGKYLKMQNPGVKIICVEPAESPVISGGVPGKHKIQGVGPGFIPEVLDTSVIDETVTVTTEEAMVNARRLAKEEGLLVGISSGANLAACLKVASREENRGKMIVTVFPSGGERYMNSDLFADVREECIAMKF